The Kitasatospora paranensis genome has a window encoding:
- a CDS encoding universal stress protein: MNEGVRVVVGVNGSLSSLAAVYRAVDEAGRRGATLVPVIAWSDADDRGLRPASELEHAASRRLDTVFEQAFGGYPNDLVIRPLVVRSDPGRALVAAADRPTDLLVVGSGRHGRLHHALHGSVPRHCRAHAACEVLVVSPSALLESMELTARSGAPLPFLAGRRTPSRRPATAS; this comes from the coding sequence ATGAACGAGGGTGTTCGGGTCGTCGTCGGCGTCAACGGCTCGCTGAGCAGTCTCGCCGCCGTGTACCGGGCGGTGGACGAGGCGGGACGGCGCGGGGCGACGCTGGTGCCGGTGATCGCCTGGTCGGATGCGGACGACAGGGGCCTGCGGCCGGCCTCGGAGCTGGAGCACGCGGCGAGCCGGCGCCTGGACACGGTCTTCGAGCAGGCCTTCGGCGGCTACCCGAACGACCTGGTGATCCGCCCACTGGTGGTCCGTTCCGATCCCGGCCGCGCCCTGGTCGCGGCGGCCGACCGGCCCACCGACCTGCTGGTCGTCGGCAGCGGCCGCCACGGCCGCCTCCACCATGCCCTGCACGGGTCGGTGCCCCGCCACTGCCGTGCCCACGCAGCATGCGAAGTCCTCGTGGTGTCACCGTCGGCCCTGCTGGAGAGCATGGAACTCACGGCACGGAGCGGCGCTCCGCTGCCGTTCCTGGCCGGCCGAAGGACGCCCTCGCGCCGTCCGGCCACGGCGTCGTGA
- a CDS encoding SAV_915 family protein, whose amino-acid sequence MTCRCTTEEEPEPSEPAPAGRLLVPVRPGPLGDTARLFRTPLGARTAVAFTSPGRLVAALGTAQPWITLAEPVLRSLTGPLGVTSPIVDPPLVAPAARPVSGRWETHPVASGEQLPQPKGTSRPPVPAAPGPHGHRTR is encoded by the coding sequence ATGACCTGCCGCTGCACCACCGAGGAAGAACCGGAACCTTCCGAACCCGCCCCGGCCGGACGCCTGCTCGTCCCCGTCCGGCCGGGACCGCTGGGCGACACCGCCCGTCTCTTCCGAACGCCGCTCGGCGCCCGCACCGCGGTCGCCTTCACCAGTCCGGGCCGGCTCGTCGCGGCGCTCGGCACCGCGCAGCCCTGGATCACGCTTGCCGAACCCGTGCTGCGGTCCCTGACCGGGCCGCTCGGCGTCACGTCCCCGATCGTCGATCCCCCACTGGTCGCGCCCGCCGCCCGCCCGGTCTCCGGCCGGTGGGAGACCCACCCGGTGGCGTCCGGCGAACAACTCCCGCAGCCCAAGGGGACATCTCGCCCTCCCGTCCCCGCCGCCCCGGGCCCGCACGGCCACCGCACCCGCTGA